From Cotesia glomerata isolate CgM1 unplaced genomic scaffold, MPM_Cglom_v2.3 scaffold_79, whole genome shotgun sequence:
CCTCAGGATCTTTTTACAAACTATATTCGATATAAAAGTCGAATTTTCCGTCAGTAAGGTGTTCATTCTTCTCGAGATGTTTTCATCGCCGATCTCCATGGCTCCAATGTCGGCAAAACCAGTCCCTGGTATATTCTTTCTTCAGGTGCCTGTTGTAATTATCATATATCATCTTCGTCAAGATATTCTTCATCGATTCTCTTCAGTTTTGATCGCGCCAAAACGGCTTACAGTAAGTTTATACAAATTTCTAGGTGGCCTGAATGTGGACTCAACAATTTTCCCTGTGATTATATGTACCTGGTGATCTTTTAACCAGCACACTCCTGTAATTTGCCAAATCAGCTTCCTAAATATCCTGACGATCCATTTCTTCCAGCGCATGTTTTAGCTCCTTACCCCATTTGAACGAGCTGCTGTGATTTCGAAACAGTAATTACCatcgaaaattaaattttaatatttaaattattttgtagttGACGTAGATCGTGCTGAACTAAGGAATGATGAAGATGCATATCCAGCGGCGGCTGCTGGCGATTTTATCTATAgtaatatacaaatttttataaatagaattatacatttttttaataattcagaaACTACTCTCAATGAtactttgtaattattttagattctCAAATTTGCCTGGCGTGTTCAGACGAGGAATCACCACCGGACGTCGTCTACAACCCTTGTCGGCACTGCATCTTCTGCCAAGCATGTCAAAGACAGTACGTGCAAACTCTGCTTGGAGATGGGCAAATTTTAACTTGTAGTTACTGCCGACAAGAGGTTGTCTCAGTTGacttgattatttaaaaaaatattaatcctcattaaatttttatttaatattacttttaaacaaatttaaaatataattattaatacatttataataattatcatacatacatttatctatcatacatttataaaacttattatattattacatttataaaacatattatatatataatacatttataaacGAATACCTCactgaagttaaaaaataaataatatctaaattttattattacaattattattattatttttattagtatccAATTAACTCAGCTCCTCTTACATGTAGAAGCAAACATTCGTACAGAGAAGCTGTTACTGCAGCtttcattgaaataaaaacggtgaaattttcaaatgtcgtcCAACTTGACCTGTATATCACTTGacctaatattattattattattattatcaatattaatttattacattgattaaatactttttttttcaatccaaAATAATTACCTTAGTAATTAAACCTGCGAAATTGGATTTCAATCGTGATAATGTCTAACTAATTTTACGTTTAATTTCTTAGGTATAACATGATTGAGCCAACTATCGAGTTACAATAGTGTAAAAGAGCTAGCGGCTGTTAGATTAAAATGATAAgactaattataaaattatgcatcgagagaaaaagagctCGAGTCAACGCGACTTGGCTCAGTTTCTCTACatgttagaatttttattaacaaaacaatattgtctgtaaaaatgttaattactatttaatatttaattttcgaattacgttattattattattaattttatttatcaatttattgttactagtattattattattgataaaatttgtattattattattattactactgttataattattaaaattcatatttttgttgaTGAAATTGttaatagtattattattatgattattgttattattattattactttatgacatttattaaatactttttcccatcaaaaataattatcgtaGTAATTAAACCCGCGAGTGGATTCCAATCGTGATAATGTCTAACTAGTTTTAAGTTTAATTTCTTAGGTATAACATGATTGAGCCAAGTATTGAGTTACAATAGTGTAAAAGAGTTAGCAGCTGTTAGATTAAAATGATAAgactaattataaaattatgcaTCGAGAGAAAAAAGAGTTCGAGTCAACGTGACTTGGCTCAGTTTCTTTACATGtcagatttttattaacataacAATACTgtctataaaaatgttaattattatttaatatttaattttcgaattgtattattattattattattattaatttttatttatcaagttATTGTtactagtattattattattgataagaatttctaataatatatattagacGATGTGACTTTAGTCAGATTGAAATTCATATAGGTTTTTTCATTATCTGAAGAAATCTACTGCATCAACAGGAACTCCTACCGTCGATATGGCCGATTGACTTTTAAACGTATGACGTTAGGGAAACATCACGTTTAGAACCTTGAGCGATTTACAAATGGCACACTTGTGATGCTATCGCTTTTAGAAGCTTTACATTTTTGAAGTATAACGTTTCTTAACATGAACGTTCTTTAGACATCACATTTCTAGCATATACATTTTAGGATTAAGTAACGTTTATGAAAACTAATTTTCGGCAAGTGTCACATTTCTTAAATGTGCTTATCTCGATACCAAACGTTTGGGATATTGCACCTTGCTAAAAACATTACGTTTTGTATAGTCTCTGTTAGGACTAAGTTGTGGCACCCCATTTGCCGTAACTCCATTCCTACTCGAGATATccgtaactaaaaattatttttatcggcTATGTGCTAACTTCAGggtcatgaaaaattaaatccgtcgtttttttaaattctcacTCGTgggatttttttacaattcttCTTTATGCCGACTAAattgttccaaaaaaaaatcgtaaggATTGTATGTTAACTTCTATACAATTACTTGGGGTATTCGCTTTGGGTGCGTGACCCCACCGCCACCCTGACGATACAACTTACGGTggcttttttaagaaaatttacatgtaTTAGATGCCAAAtagttatttaaacaattaaataaacttgaaaaaaatttgttttctatGTAAAATGTGACATATTACACAGAAtgtagattaaattaaaaattttttcttgggtCAGTTGAAAATAGTAAGGAAAATAAACACAATAACTAAAACAAATCTCAAGTGAATTAGGTTAATCAGTGTTAAAATCTGTCAAGgtgtttattgttaaattaatattaaatgaaaaatcagtattaatattaaatatataacaatctgaaattatataaaaaataacgaatAGCTCTATTTAACATAACTATATATTTACGAAtgtatcttaaatttttatattctttatttaattttgcaatctattacccataatattatttttcaaccacaaactttaataaagggtaaaaatttaatcctgGCTGAACATATGAGAGATGTTGAGCAGCAGCTATCCATTTTTCGCTGATTTAATTTCCAATTGGCAACCggaaacttataaaatttacaatcacTATTTCTACtagtatttttacaattaactaCACAACAATTTTGATGacccattttattttatttatttaaataaactaacaCACGTGTTATTTTCATAGCTTTTAGTAATAAAGAGCCACCCTTAGTTCTGTATTGTCCCGCAGCGGGCGCTGACATCAGTTTTGTGTCCCCCACTATGCCTTACGCACCCAGCGAATAGTTAATGTCGGTTAAAACATTTATCAcgtctgaattttttttaattaatttacatgtaataaataattgatgattctattcttaaaattttatattattttttatgaccatgaaattaacagacatttgttaattttgagaatttattaaaaaaataaacaatgaaaaaaaaagtttcaccattattaaatatcttaaatttttaattttaaattctaccGCTGTTAACATTACTTTCGTTTTAATAACGAAACAGAGCGCCACCTTCTGTGCGCGAGCACCAAACAAGAAGAAATTATCGAGCATTCGACAGAAGCGACATCACTCATTCGTACACACTTTTCGCAATCACAGAGCTGACCAACTCACCCAACAAACGTTCTGAAATGTTTAATTTCAAATCCGACTTCGACCGAGTAGCACACAGTTGCACGacatttattcattcaaagtTAAAGTCTTTCTACAAAATATTTCGTTTGACAAATTTGACTTTCGTTTGAACAAgtgagtatatttttttattctatagataaatttttatatactaaactataataaaagtgtaatgaattaaaaaatttttcaatttggtGTGTTGCAGATTTCCAAGTATAATCTACTTACTTTGGAATAAAGTTCAGCAAAGCAATAATTAACGCACGATAGTGGTGAGTTTACacctaaaattattcatttttaaaaattgaacccATATTAAATAAACCATGTCTGTAATAAAAAGCTCCGCCTTGGCATCTATAACATCCGCTTATACTGATTCTGAGGATGAAATTGATGATTGTACGCTATATGACCATCAGGAAACATTACCTATACACGCTATCATACCACAAAGTTTTCAAAAGAGTAACTCTTCAACCCCCGAAAAGTTGACCATGACGGAAGAATTGGTATCAGATTATAAATTTGAAGAGGACGACTTTCAACTTCTACCAACGTCTGTAGATCCATATCCTCCAGAATTACAGGcaagatttaataattatatcaaaGTTGCAGAATCAAGTGGTTTAGATTTTAATTCGGTGATGCAAAATCGGAAGGAATTCAAGAATCCATCTATTTGCGAGAAGCTTATTCTTCATTGCGGCTTAGATGAATCCGGTACCAATTTCTCATCAGATGTATTCGACCGATTCAAGTGGAGTAAAGAAGCTCACTATAATCAACTGGATAATGCCCAACAAAAGTTGATGAGTCAACtggaaaaatcaaaaactcaaCAAGTAAAAGTTGAAATTGTATCTGGTGTCGCTAAACATCCTTCTCCCAACGGTATTTTAGTGAATAAGAACAAAAGTAGTAAtgttcataattttattgacagtaatcataataataataataataatttagctAAGTTTTTAGGTGCAAAAGCTTATTCAAGTAGGAAAACTAAGTATGAATTCTGTACTagcaatttcaattttaaaagagcGCGCTGTTGATATTTATGCATATTTGTTTAAATtctaagtatttatttttacaaataaactttttttataatttaattgcgtattcattgattttaattataacattttttatcattataatattctaagaaaaaaaatgtataatttacCAACATGTAATACTTAGTcatagtttttcaatttttaaatttattattttctttcatttcttATCTATTAGTCtgtagttatttaaatttataatagtacTTTGAACAATAGTAAAAGAATATTCGAGTTAGCTCATTAAGTGTCTCGTTCGGCCTTTTGTAAGAGGGCCTTGGGGAAATTCCCGTAATTATCAGTCTGAGGCC
This genomic window contains:
- the LOC123274814 gene encoding SAP30-binding protein-like, giving the protein MSVIKSSALASITSAYTDSEDEIDDCTLYDHQETLPIHAIIPQSFQKSNSSTPEKLTMTEELVSDYKFEEDDFQLLPTSVDPYPPELQARFNNYIKVAESSGLDFNSVMQNRKEFKNPSICEKLILHCGLDESGTNFSSDVFDRFKWSKEAHYNQLDNAQQKLMSQLEKSKTQQVKVEIVSGVAKHPSPNELNRHSIELSN